The sequence below is a genomic window from Deinococcus terrestris.
CCTTCCGCCCCGGCCCCGAGCAGTTCAGCCTCACGCTGCTGCTGGGCGGGCGCTTCGCGGGGGCGCAGGAATGGACGCTGCACCCGGAACGCGGGGCGCTGATCGCGCGGGTGCAGACCGACTTCGGCGGAGTGCTGCCCGAGCTGCGACGGGTGCAGCAAAGCCGAATGCACCCCCGGCTGCTGACCAGCCTGCACTACGCCGAGGGCGACGGACGAAACCGGGCGAACTTCGAGACGACCTTCGACCGCCGCTCGGGGCTAGTCACGCTGCGGCAGGGCCGCGATGAGGCCACCGCGCCGCTGACCACCGAGCACCACGACCCGGTTTCGCTGCTGGTGTGGCTGCGCGGGCTGGAGGGCGAAGAGCGAGCCACCGTGCAGATGGCGGGGGGACACGTCCTCGTGCAGAGGCTTCCCGACACGGCGGTGGGCGACCTTCCCGCCCGTGCCTACCTGCTGCGGCCCGGCGGGGCCTACGTGTTCGTGGAGGTCGACCCCCCTCACCGCCTGCTGCGCCTGATCCAGCCCACCGATTTCGGGTCGCTGGAAGCCGTGACCGAGCCGCCCAAGAAACCGCAGCCTGAGCGCAGGCGGCGGCGGGCGGGGTAGGAGGCGGTCGGCCCGAAAAGCAGACCACCTCTCGGCCCGCCCTCCCGATTTCTTCCCTGTCCGGCTGACCGCCGCAAGCTGACCCCTCCCCAGGAGTTCCACCATGCAAGTCCTACAAGGCGACGCCGCCCGCGCGGCCCTGACCCGCAGCTTTTCCGAGATTCCCGTGCCCCAGAGCGTGCTGGACCGCATCCAGCAGACCTTCGGGGAGCCGCTGACCCCCGAGGAGGTCGTCTCACGCATCCTCGCGGACGTGCGGGCGCGGGGGGACGAGGCCCTGCGCGACTGGACCGAGCGGCTGGACGGCCACCGCCCGGAGGCGCTGGAGGTGTCTGGGACCGAGCTGGAGGCCGCGCAGATCGAGCCCGAGCTACATGAGGCCGTACGGCTCGCCATCCGCCGCGTCCGGGCCTTCTACGAGCAGCAGCCCGCGCACGGTTTCATGCAGGAGGGACCGGACGGCACGTTGGGGCAACTCGTGCGCCCGCTGGGACGGGTGGGCGTGTACGTGCCCGGTGGCCTCGCGCCGCTGATCTCCACCCTGATTCACACGGCGGTGCCCGCGCAGGTGGCGGGTGTGCCCGAGATCGTGGTGACGACGCCGCCCGGTCGGGATGGCTCGGTGCATCCGGCGATTCTGGTCGCGGCCCGCGAACTGGGCATCACGCGGGTCTTCCGGGTGGGCGGGGCACAGGCCATCGGGGCGCTCGCCTACGGCACCGCCAGCGTGCCCGGCGTGGACAAGATCGCGGGGCCGGGCAACCTCTTCGTGGTGATCGCCAAACGGATGGTCTTCGGCGCAGTGGGCATCGAGAGCCTGCCGGGGCCGACCGAGACGCTGGTGGTGGCCGACGACAGCGCGGACCCCCGTTTCGTGGCCGCCGACCTCCTCGCGCAGGCCGAGCACCTGGGGGCCGAACCCGTGCTGGTGTCCACCAGCCGCGACCTGCTGATCGAGGTGCAGAATCAGTTGGACGGCCAGTTGGAGGCCCTCCCCGAGCCGAACCGGAGTTGGGCGCGGGACAGCGTGCTAAGCCGGATGAAGATCGTTCTCGCCGCCGATGTGGACGAAGCGCTGGACCTGTCCAACCTGTACGCGCCCGAGCACCTCTGCCTGCTGACCCGCGACCCCTGGAGCCTGCTGGACGGAGTGCGCCGCGCCGGGGGCGTCTTTGTGGGCGAGGCGAGCATGGAGGCGCTGGGCGACTACGTGGCCGGACCCAGCCACGTGATGCCGACCGGGGGCACCGCCCGTTTCATGAGTCCGGTCAACGTGCGCGATTTCCAGAACATCATCTCGGTGGTGGGCGTGCGTGAGGAGACGCTGCGCCGCATCGGCCCCCCCGCCGCCATCCTCGCCCGTGCCGAGGGCCTGGAAGCCCACGCCCGCGCGATTGAAAGTCGCCTGACCCCGCCGCCCGCACCCGCCCACCCGGAAGCCACGTTGGAAGCGATGGCGGACGTGTCGGAGGAGGCGACTTCGGGCCTGTGAGCGGCCGCATCTACGCCGCAACCTTCGTCCCCTCCAGCGCATAGTGCCCGGTATGAGTTTCACTTCTCCCCCGGCCCTGGAACTGCTGGACCTGCGCAAGAGCTTCGGGGGGCGCGTGGCGGTCGCGGGCGTGAGCCTGACGGTGCCGCCGGGCGAGCTGTACGCGCTGCTGGGTCCCAACGGGGCGGGCAAGACGACCACCATCCGCATGATCGCGGGGCTGACCCGGCCCGACGGGGGCACGGCCCGCCTCTACGGGCATGACGTGACGCACGACGCCCGCGCCGCCAAGCGCCAGCTCGCCTACCTGCCCGACGACCCGCTGCTGTACGGCAAGCTGACCCCGCCCGAGTACCTGGAATTTGTGGCGGGGCTGTGGGAGATGGACGCCCGCGAGGCCGCCCCCGAAGCCGAGCGGCTGCTGCGCTGGCTGAACCTGTGGGAGCACCGCCGCGAGCGCACCGAGGGCTTCTCACGCGGGATGAAACAAAAGCTCGCGCTGGCCGGGGCGCTGATCCACCGCCCGCGCCTGATGCTGCTGGACGAGCCGCTGACCGGACTGGACGCGGCCGCCTCGCGGCAGGTCAAGGACGCGCTGCGCGAGTTCGTGGACGGGGGCGGCGCGGTCGTGCTGACCACCCACATTCTGGAGGTGGCCGAGCGGCTCGCCGACCGCCTCGGCATCATCGCGGCGGGGACGCTGGTGGCAGAGGGCACGCCGGGTGAGCTGCTGGCCCGCACCGGGACGGGCACGCTGGAAGACGCCTTCCTCAGCCTGACCGGGCTGCGCGTGAATGCCGAGGACCCCGTCGGGACCCCCGCGTGAGACCCGGCTCGTTGCCGTGGCTGCTGCGCTGGCAGACGCGCTGGGCGTGGCAGAACCTGAGCGGGGGGGCGAGGCGGGGGCTGATCGTGGGGGTGGTGTTCGCCGTGGGGGTGGGGGCGGCGCTCTTCTTCCTGCTGCGGAGCCTGCTCGCCGGAGTGCCGCTGGACCGCCCCCTCCCCGACGCGGCGCTGGGGCCGCTGACGCTGGGGCTGGTCTTCGTCTTCACGCTGATGATCTCGGCGTGCGTGACGGCGGCGCTGGAGGCACTGTATACACGGGGCGACCTCGACCTGCTGCTGCACTCGCCCGTCTCGCCGCGCACGGTGCTCGCGGCGCGGGCGCTGGGGGTGGCCTTCACGGGGGCGCTGGGGTCGGCGCTCCTCATCGTGCCGCTGACTTTCCTGTTGGCCGTGCTGGGCGCGTGGCGCGGGCTGGGGCTGCTGGGGTGGTGGCTGGGGGCGGCCCTGCTCGCGGCGACGCTGGGGCTGTGGCTGACCCTGGGGCTGGTGCGGGTGCTGGGGGTGCGCCGGGCGCGGGTCACGGCGTCGGTGGTGGGGGCGCTGCTGGGGGCGAGCCTCTTTCTGGCGTTCCAGTTGCCCAACATCCTGGGGCTGAGCGGGCGCGGCGACCTCGTGGTGCGGCTGCTGGAGGGGTTCGGGCCGGGGCGCGGCGGCTGGCCGGAGCGGGAGTCGGCCGTGTGGTGGCCCGCCCGCGCGGTGTGGAGCGAACCGGGGCCGCTGCTGGCGCTGGGGCTGGGGTCGGCCCTGGCCTTCGCGCTGAGCGTGCCGCTGCTGACCCGCCTCTTCGTGAGCGGGGTGGCCGCCACCGCCGAGGGAGGCGGGGGACGGCGGGCGGGACGGGAACGGGCCGGGCCACTGCGCTTCCGCCCGGCGCGGCAGGCCACGCTGCTCAAGGAGTGGCGCATGGTGGGCCGCGACCCCGAGTTGCTCTCGCGCACGCTGCTGCAACTCGTGTACCTGCTGCCGCTGATGGCCTCGGCGTGGCGCGGCTCGGTGGAGGGGGCGGCGAGCGCGGGCATCGTGCTGCTGGGGGCCAGCCTCGCCTCGGCGCTGGCGCACCTCACCCTCAACGCGGAGGACGCCCCCGACCTCCTCGTCACCGCCCCGCGCAGCCCGGCGGCCCTGCGGCGCGACAAGTGGCTGGCCGCCGCGCTGCCGCCCCTGGCGCTGGGGGTGCTCGGCGTCGGGCTGTTCGCCGCCCGGGACCTGCTGCCCCCCGGCCTGGCGCTGGCCCTCCTCGGCCTAGTGGCGCTGGGGGTCGCGGGCAGCGCCCTGCTGGTGCTGTGGCGGCCCCTGCCCGTGCGCCGCGCGGACGCCTTCAAGACCCGGCAGGGCAACACCCTGGGGCAGACCCTCCTGACCCTGCTGTTTCAGGGCGGCCTGAGCGTGGGCGCCTACGCGCTGGCCCGTGGGCAGGCCTGGAGCCTCGCGCCGCTGCTGGTGGCGGGTGTGGCGCTGGCGGTGGCGTACGGGGGGCGGGGGTCGGACGCGCGGTAGGGAAGGTTGATAGAGGAGCGCTGGTCACACGCCCCCTCACCCCGTTGCTTCGCAACGCCCCTCCGCTTCGCGGCTCTACGAGTCACCCGCAAGGGGAGAGGGGTCAACCTCTGCTTTCGCTGAAGCTCTCTTTTCCCTGTGTCAGCCGTCCTCAACGTCCCCACCGCTCAAGCTCACTTTCCAGGCAGACGAGCCGTTCGGCGCGTCCGCGCCGAGGCCTTTCACTCGGGCGGAGGATGGCGTGGAGGGGGAAACGTGGGCGGGGCAAACAGAGTCGCAACATGGGGGGACGACCTTTGCCCAGCGCAGCGCCGCTCCCCTGCCCCCTCTGGGGGGAGGGGCTGGGGGTGGGGGCAAACCGCAATCAAGACACCTCGCCCCTCCAGCCTCAGCCCTCGAACGCCCCCCGCTTCGGCTCCGGCAACCGGTACGCGATCAGCGCACTGGGAAGCAGCAACGTCAGACTGACCAGCGCCGCCGTCGTCGGCGTCGTCACATCCGCCAGCGCCCCCACCAGAAAGATCAGCAACCCCGCGAACCCCCACGAAAACCCCATCATGATGCTGCTCGCCACCGCGACATGCCCCGGCGCGTACTCCTGCGCGGCGACCACGCCGACCGGGACACTGGCATTCACCGCCGCCCCGACCAGGAACGTGAGCGGGTAGAACCACCAGTTCGCCGGACTCGACAGGATCAGCAGCGCGAAAAAGGGAATGGTCGTCAGGATGGCCGCCCGCAACACGGGAACCCGCCCGTAACGGTCGCTCGCCCGCCCCCCCACGATGCCGCCGATGGCGCTGGCGACGGCGTAGACGGCCAGCGTGACCCCGACCTCCCGCGCCCCGAAGCCCCGCCCCAGCAGGATGAAGGGCAGCATCGCGTTGTACCCCATGCTGGCGAGCGAGCGCAGCACCGCCATCGCCCAGAGACCTACGAGCGGCCCCCGGAAAATGCCCGCGTATTCGGCCAGCGACACCCGGCGCCCTTCGGCCCGGCCGGAGGGGGTAACGGCAAAGGTAATCGCCGCGATCACGGCCCCGATCAGGGCGAACCAGGGCAGGTTCTCCAACCCTACGCCCGCAAACACCGGCCCCAGCGCCATGCCCGCCGTGCCCCCGGCACTGAACAGGCTGGCCCACAGCCCCCGCTTCTCGGAGGGGCTGCTCAGGGCGACGTAGGCGGCCCCAGCCGGGTGGAAAAAGCCGCTGCCGAATCCCGCGACCGCCACCAGCAGCACCAGCGCCCCGAACCACGGCACGAACCCCATCGCCGTGAGGCCCAGCCCCGTCATCAGCGGCCCCAGGGCGGCGGCGTAGCGACGGTCGAAACGCTCGCCCAGAATCCCTAGCAGCGGTTGCAGCACGCTGGAGGTCAGGCTGTAGACGCTGGACAGCAGAGTGACGGCGGCGATAGATACGCCAAACTTGCCCTGAAGGGCCGGGGTCAGGGGCGTGAGCATCGCCCCGTAGGCGTCGTTGATGAAGTGTCCCGCCGTGACGGCCACGGCGACGGCGGTGGCGTGACGGGCGGCGACTCGGGCGGGGGCGGCCTGCATGGGCGACACGCTACGCCCACCGGACAGGTCAGCACGAGTGGGAAGGAGCGGCCGTCCCGCAGAAAGGGCCATCCCCCACCAACACCCAAGAAAACATGAAGGGGCGGGCCTGATGAATGTGACGGTGTGAGGCGGATGTGGGCTTCTTCACAGCTTAGGCTGGGACATGACCCTCGCCCTGCGCACTGCCGTGGCCGCGACTCTGCCCTCGGAGAAGCGGCTTGACCTCCAGCTCGCGGCCCTGCCCGAGCGGGACTGGGCCGAAGTCGCGGCGCTCTTTGCCCGGGACTTGCCCGAATTGGAGGTCGTGGTGGCGCTGCCGGGCGGGGAGGCACTGGCACACGCGTTGGGGCGATTGCGGGGCCTGACGGTGCTGGAGGTGCAGGCGGACGGCCGCCTCCCGGAGCGGGTGGAAGGGCCTGTCCTGGGGGACGCGGTGATTGTCACCCGGCACCTCACCGACGGTCTGGCCGAACTGGAACTGCTGCTGCGGACCGAGGCCGCCGCCCTGCGGGTGCGGGCGGTCGCCGTGGGCGTCGAGCGCACGAACTGTCCCGGCCGCACCCGGCTGGAACTTCAGGGGTTGAAGGTGCTGAGCGCCGTGGCCCTCGCGGACACCCCGGCAGGCCTGAAGTTCGAGCAGCGGATTCCGGCCCGGCTGCGCCGCGTGTCATAAGCGGTCAGGCCTCGGGGGTCGCCTCGCGGTAGCCCCGCAATGCCCGCTCCTCGGCGGGGATGCGGATCAGGAGCAGCAGGGCGGCGTTGAGCAGCGTCCCCGCCAGCGCCGTACGCCACGCCCCCACCGCCAGCGGCCCGGAAGCGAGTTCCAGCGCCACGACCGCGTAGTTGGGATGCCGGACGTACTGAAACGGCCCCCCGGTGACCCGCTCGCCCCCCGGCACGATCAGGATGCGGGTGTTCCAGTAGCGCCCCAGCGTGCGAATGACCCAGTAGCGCAGCGGCTGAGCCAGCACGAACAGCAGCAGTGCTCCCCAGTTCACCCCGCCCCGGGCGCGGCGGCCCTCCCACAGCAGGCCCAGCATCCAGGCCGGGTGCAGCAGGAAAAAGAGGGGGTAATGCTCGCGGCCGTACTCCACCGCGCCGTGCTCCCGCGCCCAGCGCTCGTTGGCGCGGGCCACCCGCAGTTCGAGGAGGCGCTGCACCATCAGGAAGCCGAAGAGCCAGGGAGCGAGGGTGCGGGCCTTCACCGGACCGCCTCGCCCGCCAGCAATGCGTCGGCCGCTGCGTCCGCGTCCAGTTCGCCCCGTGCCACCCGCGCATACAGGTCGCCGCTGGCCTCCCGTGCCCGCTTGAGCACCCGCTCCTGCACCAGCGTCCGCACCTCGAACTCGGCCCGCTCCGCTCGGCGGGCGTGCAGCCCTTCCTCACCCAGATGGGCGCGGTGGGCTAGGACCGCCTCCAGCACGGCCTCCACCCCCTCGCCCGCCTGCGCGACTGTGCGGCGCACCGGGGCGAACCAGGTGTGCTCGTCGTGGGCGCCAAGACCCTGCGCGGCGAGCAGTTCGCGCACGGTACGGTCGGCGCCGGGCAGGTCGGCCTTGTTCACGGCGATCACGTCCGCGATCTCCATGATTCCGGCCTTGAACGCCTGCACGCCGTCCCCGCCCGCCGGGGTCAGGACGAGCAGGGTGTGGTCGCACACGGCCGCCACGTCTACTTCGGACTGTCCAACGCCCACTGTCTCCAAGATCACCCAATCGAAGCCCGCCCCCTCCAGCAGCGCGAGCACGGGCAGGGTGCGCGGCGAGAGGCCGCCCAGGGCGCCGCGGCTGGCGAGCGACCGCACGAAGACGCCGGAGTCGCCGTGGTGGCGCAACATGCGGATGCGGTCGCCCAGAATCGCGCCCCCCGAGTAGGGACTGCTGGGGTCCACCGCAAGGACGGCCACCCGCTCGCCCCGCACCCGCAGCGCGGCGATCAGGGCGTCGGTGAGGGTGCTCTTGCCGCTGCCGGGGCTGCCCGTCACGCCCAGCACGACGGCACGGTCCGGGCGCTCGCGGGCGGCCCGCAGAACAGGACGTGCGGTGTCCAGGCCGCTCTCCGCCAGCGTGATCGCGCGGGCCAGGGCGCGGGGGTCCCCGGCGCGGAAGCGGGCCACGAGGTCGGGGGAGGTCAAGGGGTCACCCCCGCCTTCCGGGAGAGGTGGGCAGCAGGCAGTCGCATCGTGCGCTCAGGCTAGCGCTCCGGATGGACCTCAAGGCGCCTGCCCCAGCACGTCGTCCACCTCGGTGGCCTCGATCAGGTCCTCCAAGTGCGCGTCGTCGTTGAACCCCAGCAGGGTGCCGCTGTCCTCGCCCAGCAGGACGCGGGTGATGGAGGTGTTCGTCACGCTCAGGCGGGCCCAGGCGTGGCCCGGCACCCCCCCCAGTGCCAGCCCCACCGCCACCCGCACCACGCCGCCGTGCGTGAAGACGAGGACCCGCCCCCCCGCGTGCCGCCCCCGCAGGCGCTCGAAGGTGTCCCCGCAGCGGGCAAACAGGTCCGCCATGCTCTCACCGCCGGGGCGCCGGGTGCCCCAGGGATCGGCCTGGAGGTCGCGCAGGTACTCGGGGTGCTGCCGCGCGATGTCGGCCACGACCAGCCCGCCGAGCTCACCCACGTCGATCTCGCGCAGCCCCGGCTCGGCCTGCACGGTGGGCTGCCCGGCCAGCCGCTCGGCCACCGCCTCGGCGGTCTGCGAGGCGCGGGTCAGGTCGCTGGTGTACACCGCGTCGAAGTGCTGCCCGGTCAGCCGCTCGGCCAGCGCCGCCGCCTGCAAGACCCCGATGTGGCTGAGGGGCACGTCGGTCTGGCCCTGGTAGCGTCCGTCCGCGTTCCAGGTGCTCTCGCCGTGCCGCACCACCCAGAACTCGGTCGCGGTGCGGCGGTCGGGCAGCCGGAAGCCGGTGGGGGGACGGTACCTCTTCAAGAGGAGGCCCCGCCCAGCCCGGCCTCATTCAGACCCGCCAGCGTCACGCCCTCGCCGGGCACCATCTCCCCGATCACCCAGGGCGACTCGCCTGCCCCGCGCAGGGCCGAGAGCGCTGCTTCCTGCTCCTCCGGCCCCACGATGAAGAGGAAGCCCACGCCCATATTCAGCGCCCGAAACGCCTCGGTCCGGTCCATCCCGGCCCGGCGCACGATCAGCTCGAAGACGGGCGGCACCGTCCACGACCTGGTGTCCACCCGCATCCCCAGCCCCGCCGGGAAGACGCGCGGCGGGTTGTCCACCAGCCCGCCCCCGGTGATGTGGGCCATGCCGCGCACGTCCACCCCGGCTCCGGTCAGGGCGTCAAAGGCTCTCAGGTAGGCCCGGTGCGGCACGGTCAGCAGGTCTTCCAGCCGCTCGCCGCCGAGGTCGGCCCGCGCTTCGGCCCAGTCCAGCTCATCCAGCGCCATCCGCGCGAGGCTGTAGCCGTTGGTGTGCAGGCCGCTGCTGGGCAGGGCAATCACGGTGTCGCCCACCTGAATCCGCGAACCGTCAATCAACCGGGAGCGGTCCACGACACCCACGATGGTGCCCACGAGGTCGAGTTCGCCTTCGGTATACACGCCGGGCATCTCGGCCGTCTCGCCGCCCAGCAGGGCCACGCCGAGGGCCTCGCACGCCTCCGCCGCGCCCGTCACGATGGCGGCGACCTGCTCCGGGATCAGGCGCGAGGTCGCCACGTAGTCCAGGAAAAAGAGGGGCCGCGCCCCCTGCACCAGAATGTCGTTCACGCAGTGGTGGACGATGTCGGCCCCCAGGCCACCGACCCGCCCGGTGCGGACGGCCACCCGCGTCTTGGTGCCCACCCCGTCAGTGGAGGCGACCAAGATGGGGTCTGCCATCTCCCCGAAGCTGGCGCGGAACAGCCCCCCGAAGCCGCCCAGCCCGCCCAGCACGTTGGGGGTGTGGGTGCGGGCGACCGCCTCCTTCATCAGGGCAACCGCCCGGTGCCCCGCGTCGATGTTCACGCCTGCCCGCTCGTAGGCGGGGGCCGCGTCCGTGTTGCCTTGCGTCATGCTCCTCCCAGGTGTCGCCCCAGGCCGGGGCCGCTCGGGAGGCAGCATAGCGGAGAAGGAGGCGGGGCCTTTCGCCGTCAGCCCCTCGCCCCACTCCGGCGCAGTGCCCACCAGCGTCCCAGGACGACCAGTCCCACCACGGCCGACAGAAGCCCCAGCCCCCAGGCCATCCGCGTGGCCGAACCGCTGAGCCACACCACCAGCGCCGTGACCGGCAGTGCCCCGGCCGCCGTCGCCACCATGAAGGGCCGGAAGCCCATGCCCGCCGCGCCCGCGACCAGATTGAGCACGTCGGCCGAGAGGACCGGCATCAGCCGCACCAGCAGCACCCCTTGCAGGCCGTAGCGCTCGGCAAAAGTGTGGGCCGTCTGCCGCGCCCGCTCGCCCGCCAAGGCCCGCACCAGCGTGTCCCCCAGCGCCCGGCCCAGACCGTACCCGGCGGCGGCGCCCAGCAGCGTGCCCAGGTAGACCAGCAAGAAGCCCTCGACCGGGCCGTAGGCGCGGGCCGTCACCGCCGTCATCACCAGGGCGGGCAGCACGGGCACCGCCGCTTGCAGCACGAACCCTGCCAGCAGCGCCAGCGGCCCGGCCCAGCCCAGGTCCTCCACAAAGGCGCGGGTGACCGCCGGGTCGCTGGAGGTCAGGGCCTCCCAGCCCTCGCCCAAGAAGGCCCGCGCGTCCGGCGTCAGTGCGGCGGCAGTCAGCCCCAGCACAACCACGCCGGGCAGAATCCACCGCAACGCCGCGACCGCTGCTCGGCGGGGAGGGAGGGGCGCGGAGGTCATGGCGGCAGTGTAGGGGGGCCGGGTGAGGAGGCGGTCAGGCCTTCTGCCCCGCTATGCTGCCCCCCGATGCACCCCGACCTGCTGACCCGCGTGCTGTCGCTGCTGCCCCCCCCGCAGCCGGAGGAGGCGACCCGGCCCGAACTGGCCCACTTCCACGCCATGCTGCGCGACTACCCGCAGCGCGGGGGTAAGGGCATTCGTTCGGCGCTGCTGCTGGCCTCCGCGCGGGCACACGGGGCGCGGCCCGGCACCCCCGCGTGGGAGGGGGCGCTGTGGCTCGCGGCGGGCCTGGAGCTGTTTCAGAACTGGGTGCTGATCCACGACGACATCGAGGACGACTCGGAGGAGCGCCGGGGCCAGCCTGCCCTGCACCGCCTGCACGGGGTCCCGCTGGCAATCAACGCGGGCGACGCCCTGCATGCCTACATGTGGGCGGCCGTTCACCGCGCCGGGGTGCCGGGCGGCATGGAGGAGTTCCTGGCGATGATTCACCGCACCGCCGAGGGCCAGCACTTGGACCTGAGCTGGGTGGAGAGCGGCGAGTGGGCGCTCACCGGGGCCGACTATCTGGAGATGGTCCGGCTGAAAACCGCCCACTACACCGTGGTCGTCCCGCTGCGGCTGGGCGCCCTCTCCGCCGGGCACCCCCCCGACGAGCGGCTCACCCTGGCGGGGCTGAAGCTCGGCGCGGCCTTCCAGATTCGGGACGACGTGCTCAACCTGCTGGGCGACGCCGCGCAGTACGGCAAGGAGATCGGCGGCGACCTGCTGGAGGGCAAGCGCACCTTGATCGTGCTGCACTGGCTGGAGACGGCCCCGGCGGACCAGAAGGCTCTCTTTCTGGAGCAGATGGCCCGCCCCCGCGCCGACAAGGACGCGGACGCCGTCGCCCAGATTCACCGCTGGCTGCTGGAGAGCGGCAGCGTCACCCACGCCCAGGCCCACGCCGACGCCGAGGCGCGGGAGGGGCTGGCGCTGCTGGAGGAGGCGCTGGCCGAAGCTCCTGACCCACAAGCCGCCCGCGAGTTGCTGGACACGGTGCGCGGATTGGCGACGCGGGAGGCGTAAGGAGATGAGGGCGCCTCTCCGGGGGGATGCTTCCTGATTCTCGCTGCCGATGTGGGCTACTCGCCGGGCTGGGCGAAGGCGGCAGGCATCCTGTTCCGGGAGTGGACCGACGAGCACCCGGAGAGGGTCGTCACCGCCCACCTCGCCTCCCCCGAGGAGTACCTGCCTGGGCAGTTCTACCGGCGCGAGCTGCCCGCCCTGCTGAGCGTGATCGGGCCTGTCTTGCTCGAGACGCACACGGTCGTGATCGACGGGTACGTGTGGCTGGGGAGCGAACGGAGACCTGGCCTCGGGCTGCACCTGTGGGAAGCGCTGGAAAGGAGAATCCCGGTCATCGGCGTTGCCAAGACGAGATTTCAGGGGACACCGGAGGAGACGGAGGTGTTGCGTGGGACAAGCGGGAGCCCCCTGTTCGTCACCGCCGTCGGCCTTTCGCTGGAGGAGGCGAAAGGACACCTCAAAGGGATGGCGGGCAAGCACCGCCTCCCCACGCTGCTCAAAGAGGTCGACAGGCTCAGCCGCTCCGGCTGACGCTTATCCCAGCAGCCCCAGCGCCGCGTCCGCGAAGCGCCCGAAGCCCGCGTTCAACTCGCGCAGCGCCGCCCCGTCCGGCACCCCCCACTCGGGGAAATACAGCCCCACGTTGACCTCCAGTCCGAAGGCGGGCACCCCGGTCCGCGCGGTCCAGCGGGCGCTCAGCGTGTCGGTGGTCCAGGGGTCGCCCACCGCCACCCGCTTGAGGTTGCCGGTCAGCAGTGGGGAGAAGGCCGTCTCGCACGCCCCACGCAACCTCTCCCACAGCTCAGGGGGAAAGGTCGGACTGCCCGCCGTCCCCGGCATGATCGTCAGCGCCGGGCGGGGTACCCCGGTGTCCGGCCCCAGCGCCGGGCCGTGCGAGGCCATCGCGTGCCCCACGATCATCAGCCGCGCTCCCGCGATCTCGGTCTCCACCTGCCGGTCAAAGGCGTCCCAGACACGCCGCAGCCGGGCCTCCCGCGCCCCCGGCGACAGCGTGAAGCCCGCCGGGTAGAGGGGCTGGCGGGCGAAGTCGGTCAGCTTGACCACGCCGTTGTCGGCCTCGTCGTTACGGTGACGGTTCAGGTCGGCGGCGAAGCGGCTCCACGGCGCTTGCAGGAAGCGGGCGCCGGGCAGCGCGAAAATCAGGTCGGTGTAGGGGTCCCCCTCCAGAAAGACGCGGCGCAGCAGGGCCTCGCGCTTCCCGGTGTCGAACACCTCATCGCCCAGCATCTCGCGCAGCACGTCGGCGGGCAGCGCCCCGGACGGGTGGGGGGCCAGGATCAGCAGGTCGCCTCGGGCAGGGGTCATGGGGCCGATGGTACGCCCGCCCCCGCCCAACTGCGGCCTGCCGCACCGCCCCTTCCTTCCCCTCCCCGCTAAACTGGGAGAGTGCAGCTTTCGGCCCTGTCCACCCTGAACTACCGCAACCTCGCGCCGGACACGCTGACGTTTCCGGCCGGGGTCACGGGCGTGTTCGGGGAGAACGGGGCGGGCAAGACAAACCTGCTGGAAGCCGCCTACCTCGCCCTGACCGGGCTGACGGACGTGACGCGACTGGAGCAGCTCGTGCAGTCGGGCGAGCGCGAGGCCTACGTGCGGGCCGACGTGCAGCAGGGCGGCAGCCTCAGCATTCAGGAGGTCGGGCTGGGGCGCGGGCGGCGGCAGCTCAAGGTGGACGGGGTGCGGGTCAGGACCGGCGACCTGCCGCGCGGGAGTGCCGTGTGGATTCGCCCGGAGGACAGTGAGCTGGTCTTCGGTCCCCCGGCGGGGCGGCGGGCGTACCTTGACGCGCTGCTCTCGCGCCTGAGCGCCCATTACGCGCAGAAGCTCGCCCGCTACGAGCGCACGGTGTCGCAGCGCAACGCGGCCCTGCGGGCGGGCGAGGACTGGGCGATGCACGTCTGGGACGAGGCGCTCGTCAAGCTGGGGACCGACATCATGCTCTTTCGCCGCCGGGCGCTGACCCGGCTGGCCGAACTCGCCTCGGAGGCGAACGCCGCGCTGGGCAGCCGCAAGGCGCTGTCCC
It includes:
- the hisD gene encoding histidinol dehydrogenase, which produces MQVLQGDAARAALTRSFSEIPVPQSVLDRIQQTFGEPLTPEEVVSRILADVRARGDEALRDWTERLDGHRPEALEVSGTELEAAQIEPELHEAVRLAIRRVRAFYEQQPAHGFMQEGPDGTLGQLVRPLGRVGVYVPGGLAPLISTLIHTAVPAQVAGVPEIVVTTPPGRDGSVHPAILVAARELGITRVFRVGGAQAIGALAYGTASVPGVDKIAGPGNLFVVIAKRMVFGAVGIESLPGPTETLVVADDSADPRFVAADLLAQAEHLGAEPVLVSTSRDLLIEVQNQLDGQLEALPEPNRSWARDSVLSRMKIVLAADVDEALDLSNLYAPEHLCLLTRDPWSLLDGVRRAGGVFVGEASMEALGDYVAGPSHVMPTGGTARFMSPVNVRDFQNIISVVGVREETLRRIGPPAAILARAEGLEAHARAIESRLTPPPAPAHPEATLEAMADVSEEATSGL
- a CDS encoding ABC transporter ATP-binding protein — encoded protein: MSFTSPPALELLDLRKSFGGRVAVAGVSLTVPPGELYALLGPNGAGKTTTIRMIAGLTRPDGGTARLYGHDVTHDARAAKRQLAYLPDDPLLYGKLTPPEYLEFVAGLWEMDAREAAPEAERLLRWLNLWEHRRERTEGFSRGMKQKLALAGALIHRPRLMLLDEPLTGLDAAASRQVKDALREFVDGGGAVVLTTHILEVAERLADRLGIIAAGTLVAEGTPGELLARTGTGTLEDAFLSLTGLRVNAEDPVGTPA
- a CDS encoding MFS transporter, translated to MQAAPARVAARHATAVAVAVTAGHFINDAYGAMLTPLTPALQGKFGVSIAAVTLLSSVYSLTSSVLQPLLGILGERFDRRYAAALGPLMTGLGLTAMGFVPWFGALVLLVAVAGFGSGFFHPAGAAYVALSSPSEKRGLWASLFSAGGTAGMALGPVFAGVGLENLPWFALIGAVIAAITFAVTPSGRAEGRRVSLAEYAGIFRGPLVGLWAMAVLRSLASMGYNAMLPFILLGRGFGAREVGVTLAVYAVASAIGGIVGGRASDRYGRVPVLRAAILTTIPFFALLILSSPANWWFYPLTFLVGAAVNASVPVGVVAAQEYAPGHVAVASSIMMGFSWGFAGLLIFLVGALADVTTPTTAALVSLTLLLPSALIAYRLPEPKRGAFEG
- a CDS encoding isoprenylcysteine carboxyl methyltransferase family protein; translated protein: MKARTLAPWLFGFLMVQRLLELRVARANERWAREHGAVEYGREHYPLFFLLHPAWMLGLLWEGRRARGGVNWGALLLFVLAQPLRYWVIRTLGRYWNTRILIVPGGERVTGGPFQYVRHPNYAVVALELASGPLAVGAWRTALAGTLLNAALLLLIRIPAEERALRGYREATPEA
- the meaB gene encoding methylmalonyl Co-A mutase-associated GTPase MeaB; the protein is MTSPDLVARFRAGDPRALARAITLAESGLDTARPVLRAARERPDRAVVLGVTGSPGSGKSTLTDALIAALRVRGERVAVLAVDPSSPYSGGAILGDRIRMLRHHGDSGVFVRSLASRGALGGLSPRTLPVLALLEGAGFDWVILETVGVGQSEVDVAAVCDHTLLVLTPAGGDGVQAFKAGIMEIADVIAVNKADLPGADRTVRELLAAQGLGAHDEHTWFAPVRRTVAQAGEGVEAVLEAVLAHRAHLGEEGLHARRAERAEFEVRTLVQERVLKRAREASGDLYARVARGELDADAAADALLAGEAVR
- a CDS encoding histidine phosphatase family protein, yielding MKRYRPPTGFRLPDRRTATEFWVVRHGESTWNADGRYQGQTDVPLSHIGVLQAAALAERLTGQHFDAVYTSDLTRASQTAEAVAERLAGQPTVQAEPGLREIDVGELGGLVVADIARQHPEYLRDLQADPWGTRRPGGESMADLFARCGDTFERLRGRHAGGRVLVFTHGGVVRVAVGLALGGVPGHAWARLSVTNTSITRVLLGEDSGTLLGFNDDAHLEDLIEATEVDDVLGQAP